In the Topomyia yanbarensis strain Yona2022 chromosome 3, ASM3024719v1, whole genome shotgun sequence genome, one interval contains:
- the LOC131687792 gene encoding uncharacterized protein LOC131687792, whose protein sequence is MSAVERKLRGLKNRKRSIITSFTCITSFVNNFQSERDAIEVPVRLENFVALWNEFNEVQAELESMEESEETMESYLKERTEFEKAYYRVKGKLLLYNKPNTDSQDSQRRLQEPSSQMPHIKLPDVRLPVFSGDFETWLNFHDLFLSLVHSSAHLSTIQKFYYLRSSLAGEALKLIQTIPICNEQYPVAWKMLEDHFSNPRRLKRTYVQSLFDFPCMKRETASELHSLIEKFEANVKICKQLGERTEHWDVLLIHLLSTRLDTVTRRDWEEYAEMNQTTKFSQLIEFLQRRVNVLQTVVYKSGETQQQPSAVKKPVMQRSGYYGSVQGNSSGCIACSGPHSLYQCETFSNYATHEKEQFVRRNQLCRNCLRRGHMAKDCSSESSCRKCRGRHHTQLCTIQRTERSSQAASIPLQLEHSNSTTLPTNQGTVSSTPAAHTGVTSCKAHGEGTSKILLATAIIILIDDNGHEHPVRALLDSGSECCFASERVSQRMAVRRNKVDLPIAGIGQSSTQVRFKFRSTLKSRITAYTDVVDLFVLPKVTIELPSLAINTSSWAIPTGIQLADPSFYEPAAIDVVLGAEVFFDLFTVAGRIPLGDSLPCLVNSVFGWVVSGRTALATDHTPVTCNVATMSDIHRSMERFWTIEDDTSPAYSPQETFCEQYFRDTVTRDTDGRYCVRLPLKRENLSNLGDNKITAFHRFRLIERRLSRDVKLADEYRGFMEEYVQLGHMELISEAQAEIQPSFFLPHHPVIREESSTTKVRVVFDGSCKSATGLSLNDVMLVGPIIQEDLRSIVM, encoded by the coding sequence ATGTCGGCGGTAGAGCGGAAACTGCGTGGGTTGAAAAACCGAAAACGCAGTATAATAACATCATTCACATGCATTACGTCCTTCGTCAACAACTTCCAATCAGAGCGAGATGCAATCGAGGTTCCGGTCCGTTTAGAGAATTTTGTGGCGTTGTGGAATGAATTCAACGAGGTACAGGCCGAATTGGAGAGCATGGAGGAATCTGAGGAGACTATGGAGTCATACCTGAAGGAACGAACAGAATTCGAGAAGGCATACTACCGTGTTAAGGGTAAGCTGCTGCTTTACAATAAACCCAACACAGATTCTCAAGACTCTCAGCGTCGGCTTCAGGAGCCATCCTCGCAAATGCCCCACATAAAATTGCCCGATGTGCGGCTGCCTGTATTTAGTGGAGATTTCGAAACATGGCTCAATTTCCACGACCTTTTCCTATCACTCGTTCACTCCTCAGCGCACTTATCTACAATCCAAAAATTTTACTATTTGCGTTCCTCTCTGGCGGGCGAGGCGCTCAAATTGATACAAACAATTCCCATCTGCAATGAACAATACCCGGTGGCGTGGAAAATGCTTGAAGACCACTTTTCAAATCCTCGTCGACTAAAACGCACTTACGTGCAGTCCCTATTCGACTTCCCATGCATGAAGCGAGAAACGGCTTCAGAGTTACATTCACTCATCGAAAAATTTGAAGCTAACGTGAAAATTTGCAAGCAACTTGGAGAGCGCACCGAGCACTGGGACGTATTGCTTATTCATTTACTCAGCACTCGTTTGGATACGGTTACAAGGAGAGATTGGGAGGAGTATGCTGAGATGAATCAAACTACGAAGTTCAGCCAGTTGATCGAGTTTCTTCAACGCCGAGTGAATGTTTTGCAAACGGTAGTCTATAAATCTGGAGAGACACAACAACAGCCGTCAGCTGTAAAAAAGCCAGTCATGCAACGTTCTGGATATTATGGATCAGTACAAGGCAACTCGAGTGGCTGCATAGCGTGTTCAGGTCCACATTCCCTCTATCAATGCGAAACATTTTCAAACTACGCCACACACGAGAAAGAGCAATTTGTGCGTCGGAACCAGTTGTGTAGGAATTGCTTACGTAGAGGACATATGGCGAAGGATTGTAGTTCGGAAAGTAGCTGTCGAAAATGCCGTGGTCGTCACCATACCCAGCTATGTACAATCCAGAGAACCGAGAGAAGTAGTCAAGCAGCTTCGATTCCTTTACAACTAGAACACTCAAATTCAACAACGTTACCTACCAACCAAGGCACAGTTTCTTCTACACCAGCTGCACACACGGGGGTAACAAGTTGCAAAGCGCATGGTGAAGGTACGAGCAAGATTTTGTTGGCAACAGCTATTATTATTCTAATAGATGACAACGGGCATGAGCACCCAGTTCGTGCGCTGCTGGATTCGGGAAGCGAATGTTGTTTTGCCAGCGAGAGAGTCAGTCAGCGAATGGCTGTTCGTCGCAACAAGGTAGATCTTCCAATTGCGGGCATAGGACAATCGTCAACGCAAGTACGGTTCAAATTTCGCTCGACATTGAAGTCTCGGATTACGGCATATACGGATGTGGTTGATCTGTTTGTCCTCCCAAAGGTGACAATCGAATTACCTTCCCTTGCCATTAACACATCTTCTTGGGCCATACCGACAGGAATTCAGCTTGCGGACCCTTCCTTTTACGAACCAGCTGCGATTGATGTCGTATTAGGTGCAGAAGTATTTTTCGACCTTTTTACAGTGGCAGGTCGAATTCCTTTGGGGGATTCTTTACCATGTCTCGTTAATTCTGTGTTTGGCTGGGTTGTTTCTGGAAGGACGGCATTAGCAACCGATCATACACCTGTGACATGCAACGTCGCTACCATGTCAGATATACATCGTTCCATGGAAAGATTCTGGACTATTGAAGATGATACATCGCCAGCGTATTCACCGCAGGAAACATTCTGTGAGCAATATTTCCGCGATACAGTTACCCGTGATACCGACGGTCGATATTGTGTTAGATTGCCATtaaaaagagaaaatttaaGCAATTTGGGAGATAACAAGATCACCGCATTCCATAGATTTCGTCTCATTGAGCGCCGATTGAGCCGAGACGTTAAGCTTGCCGACGAGTATCGAGGATTCATGGAGGAGTATGTACAACTCGGTCATATGGAACTAATCAGTGAAGCTCAAGCTGAGATACAGCCATCCTTCTTTCTTCCCCATCATCCCGTCATTCGAGAAGAAAGCAGCACTACCAAGGTTCGGGTCGTGTTTGACGGTTCTTGCAAGAGTGCAACAGGCCTCTCGTTAAATGACGTCATGCTGGTAGGTCCAATAATCCAAGAAGACCTGCGCTCCATAGTCATGTGA
- the LOC131689707 gene encoding calcium/calmodulin-dependent protein kinase type 1, translating to MPLFGKKDSGKKVRKDTKEFEKQPCIEDKYVIKELLGTGAFSEVRLCEHRESSQAYAVKIIDKKALKGKEDSLENEIRVLKRFSAKRNEQDSEKTWFTHPNIVQLFETYEDKLKVYLIMELVTGGELFDRIVEKGSYTEKDASYLIRQVLEAVDYMHEQGVVHRDLKPENLLYYSPAEDSKIMISDFGLSKMEDSGFMATACGTPGYVAPEVLAQKPYGKAVDVWSIGVISYILLCGYPPFYDENDANLFAQILKGEFEFDSPYWDEISESAKDFIKNLMCVNVEKRYTCKQALAHPWISGNAASSKNIHGTVSEQLKKNFAKSRWKQAYHAATVIRQMQRMALNSGGGSYGRSSSQLNTTCVMDDQDASSSK from the coding sequence atgccgCTATTTGGAAAGAAAGATTCTGGGAAGAAAGTGCGCAAAGACACTAAAGAATTTGAGAAACAGCCATGCATTGAAGACAAGTACGTAATAAAAGAACTTCTCGGAACAGGAGCTTTCTCTGAAGTACGTCTCTGTGAGCATCGAGAATCGAGTCAGGCATACGCCGTTAAAATTATTGATAAGAAAGCATTGAAGGGAAAGGAAGACTCACTGGAAAATGAGATACGTGTTTTAAAACGATTCAGTGCGAAAAGGAATGAGCAAGACTCTGAAAAAACTTGGTTTACCCACCCAAATATAGTGCAACTTTTTGAGACGTATGAGGATAAGTTGAAAGTTTACTTAATCATGGAACTAGTTACTGGTGGAGAATTGTTTGATCGTATTGTCGAAAAAGGATCGTACACAGAAAAGGATGCTTCTTATTTAATTCGACAAGTACTAGAAGCAGTCGACTATATGCATGAGCAAGGCGTAGTACATAGAGATCTTAAACCTGAAAACCTGTTATACTATAGTCCCGCGGAAGACAGCAAAATTATGATAAGTGATTTTGGGCTTTCAAAAATGGAAGACTCGGGTTTCATGGCTACAGCTTGTGGAACTCCTGGCTATGTTGCACCTGAAGTGTTGGCGCAAAAGCCATACGGAAAAGCTGTTGACGTTTGGAGCATAGGAGTTATCTCCTACATTCTACTATGTGGTTATCCTCCATTTTATGACGAGAATGATGCCAACCTTTTTGCACAAATTTTAAAAGGCGAATTCGAGTTTGACTCCCCCTATTGGGATGAGATTAGTGAATCAGCGAAAGattttatcaaaaatttaatgtgtgTTAATGTAGAAAAAAGATATACCTGTAAACAAGCATTGGCCCATCCTTGGATTTCCGGTAACGCAGCAAGTAGTAAAAATATACACGGAACTGTATCTGAGCAGTTGAAAAAGAATTTCGCCAAATCACGTTGGAAGCAGGCCTATCATGCAGCTACCGTTATACGTCAAATGCAACGAATGGCTTTGAATAGTGGTGGTGGTTCATATGGACGGAGTTCATCTCAATTGAACACTACATGTGTTATGGATGACCAGGATGCCTCTAGCAGCAAATAA